In Juglans regia cultivar Chandler chromosome 5, Walnut 2.0, whole genome shotgun sequence, the following are encoded in one genomic region:
- the LOC109019501 gene encoding BEL1-like homeodomain protein 9: protein MEMSSFRPDLHVAQQSRRDKLRVPQGSNPTHRLDDFPDNLEQLPFNLRLNPDLVQVRNVNNASLLYDPTVYSPEMVNISMKSNVISMQRDAMAQQEIDAAQIGRPIVAEDAPFANSSHPMSSNFNPLSKASIEPQNCGDWKSPGSQQNSDWMVSYASGSVGSESNTPSPMFFGEVSNISAYPKYMKPSYNEFQDVRSPLKNPCSEISGQDRQKHAREIPFTSVVYQNSFQDAFLTTSNRTDGIEMASHVQQNVRDTARSTWAEGVNELALLPTYGNQSDVLCFNDSGAWTNRPVENCHQWGRQLGFPVKKSDGELRNIVSDSNPQGLSLSLSSNSSSKLPVAQFGEGCGAEDLHSRATVSKDPQDLKAMKSGYFCAVEKPSIISKGYGKPLGDIVGISSNTYRNTGPLGPFTGYATILKSSKFLKPAQQLLDELCGTNGSKIAKTRELSARMSGEVSSSSDALNATETEVGIMGNNSGASSSTFYSSNDINGEGRLGSSSWDSFWPEYQQKKAKLIYMQEEVCRRYKQYHHQMQMVVSSFESVAGLSSATPYVSLALRSVSRHFRCLKNAITDQLKYIRKATGEDFSLPTTGISNCKVDANTPKLRYLDQSLQRHKYGGGNVGFLETQQHVWRPQRGLPERSVAILRAWLFEHFLHPYPTDTDKHMLATQTGLSRNQVSNWFINARVRVWKPMVEEIHMLETKGLADANQNPSKNDGNSAVEGNNHPDPDQPSNNPSNKQMECLGTGSATSTVHGRSAEQWNQEKRSRIDCQIPTSIDGSLMGFMPYQRNGLDISGLGAVSLTLGLRHGAENAQHQQPQEDHHIRREFGGMIHDFVG from the exons ATGGAGATGAGCAGCTTTAGGCCAGATTTGCATGTAGCGCAGCAAAGCCGGCGTGATAAGTTAAGAGTGCCACAAGGTTCAAACCCAACTCACCGTTTAGATGATTTCCCTGACAATTTGGAACAATTACCGTTCAACCTGAGGCTAAACCCAGATCTTGTTCAAGTTCGAAATGTTAATAATGCCAGTTTGCTTTATGACCCGACTGTTTATTCACCAGAAATGGTCAATATTTCAATGAAGTCAAATGTTATATCAATGCAACGAGATGCCATGGCGCAGCAAGAAATAGATGCCGCTCAAATTGGAAGGCCTATTGTAGCCGAGGATGCTCCATTTGCGAATTCATCCCACCCAATGTCATCCAATTTTAATCCTTTATCTAAAGCCTCCATTGAGCCACAGAATTGCGGAGATTGGAAAAGCCCTGGTTCACAGCAAAACAGTGATTGGATGGTGAGCTATGCAAGTGGTTCAGTGGGCAGTGAGAGCAATACTCCAAGTCCTATGTTTTTCGGGGAAGTAAGTAACATTTCTGCATATCCAAAATATATGAAACCTAGTTATAATGAGTTCCAAGACGTTCGGTCTCCATTGAAGAATCCATGTAGTGAGATTTCAGGTCAAGATCGACAAAAGCATGCAAGGGAGATACCTTTTACATCTGTAGTTTACCAAAATAGTTTCCAAGATGCTTTCTTAACCACTTCTAACAGAACCGATGGTATAGAAATGGCTTCTCATGTGCAGCAGAACGTCAGAGATACTGCTCGTAGTACATGGGCGGAGGGTGTGAATGAACTTGCTCTACTTCCAACGTATGGAAATCAGTCAGATGTGTTATGTTTCAATGATTCTGGTGCTTGGACAAATAGACCAGTCGAGAATTGCCATCAGTGGGGTCGTCAGTTGGGTTTTCCAGTtaaaaagagtgatggagaatTGAGGAATATTGTGAGTGATTCCAATCCACAGGGTCTATCTCTATCGctttcatcaaattcatcttcaaaactgCCTGTAGCTCAGTTTGGAGAGGGATGTGGTGCAGAAGATTTACACTCAAGGGCTACAGTTTCAAAAGATCCTCAAGATTTGAAAGCTATGAAGTCTGGTTATTTTTGTGCTGTAGAAAAGCCATCTATAATTAGTAAAGGATATGGAAAACCTCTCGGAGATATAGTCGGGATTTCTAGTAACACTTATCGAAACACAGGTCCTCTCGGCCCATTCACTGGATATGCAACTATTTTAAAGAGTTCAAAGTTCTTGAAGCCTGCTCAGCAGCTGTTGGATGAACTATGTGGCACAAATGGCTCAAAAATCGCCAAAACACGTGAGCTGTCTGCGAGGATGTCTGGAGAAGTTAGTTCTTCAAGTGATGCTTTGAACGCAACTGAAACTGAGGTTGGTATAATGGGTAATAATTCAGGTGCTTCGTCCTCCACATTTTATAGTTCGAATGACATAAATGGTGAAGGCAGACTTGGGAGTAGCTCTTGGGACTCTTTTTGGCCCGAGTACCAACAAAAGAAggcaaaactcatatatatgCAGGAGGAG GTTTGCAGAAGGTACAAGCAATACCATCACCAAATGCAGATGGTGGTTTCATCGTTTGAATCAGTAGCAGGTCTCAGTTCTGCCACCCCTTACGTCTCTTTGGCTCTCAGGTCAGTTTCTAGGCACTTTCGATGCCTGAAGAATGCAATCACAGACCAGCTGAAGTATATAAGAAAAGCAACGGGGGAGGATTTTTCATTGCCTACCACTGGCATAAGCAATTGTAAGGTTGATGCAAATACACCAAAGTTAAGGTACTTGGACCAGAGCTTGCAAAGGCACAAATATGGTGGGGGCAATGTGGGCTTTCTTGAAACCCAACAACACGTCTGGAGGCCCCAGAGAGGCCTACCAGAGCGTTCAGTGGCGATACTTAGAGCTTGGCTATTTGAGCATTTTCTTCACCC GTACCCCACTGACACAGACAAGCACATGTTAGCCACTCAAACAGGTCTATCTCGAAACCAG GTGTCAAACTGGTTCATAAATGCCCGAGTGCGGGTCTGGAAGCCAATGGTAGAAGAAATACACATGCTTGAAACCAAAGGCTTGGCAGATGCCAACCAAAATCCAAGCAAGAATGATGGAAACTCTGCTGTTGAAGGTAACAACCATCCTGATCCTGATCAACCCTCCAACAATCCAAGTAATAAGCAAATGGAATGCTTAGGGACAGGCTCGGCCACGAGCACTGTACATGGACGTAGCGCGGAACAGTGGAATCAAGAGAAGCGGTCGAGAATAGATTGTCAGATTCCAACAAGCATCGATGGGTCATTGATGGGTTTTATGCCGTACCAGAGAAATGGGCTTGATATTAGTGGACTAGGAGCTGTGTCCCTGACCCTGGGTCTCAGGCATGGTGCAGAGAATGCACAGCATCAGCAACCGCAGGAAGATCACCATATCAGAAGGGAATTTGGAGGCATGATTCATGATTTTGTAGGTTGA